From a single Lewinella sp. LCG006 genomic region:
- a CDS encoding WD40/YVTN/BNR-like repeat-containing protein: protein MRLLASFLLTLAISFFEIAFVYAQPSFDALQYRAVGPTRGGRVTAVAGTAMEPGTFYLGATGGGIWKTTDYGTTWNNVSDGYLPTPSIGAIAVAHKDPNIVYTGTGSDGLRSNVILGKGVYKSIDAGHSWSSAGLAEAGQIGALILHPEDHNTVFVAAIGQPFQANSERGIFRSRDGGRSWKKVLYLSDEIGFSDVEMLPGNPNILFATAWKTVRKPWTIISGGNAEEGGIYKSVDGGDTWDKITKGLPGNLIGKIDVAVCPADSRVVYALVEAPDKEGGLYKSVDQGVSFTQVSDFGGIRSRPFYYTNIRVSPQDCEVVYALATGYYRSDNSGKDWQRMNPPHGDNHDMWINPDKPQLFIQANDGGANVTHNGGKTWSTQFNQPTAEIYQVEVDDQFPYWLYGGQQDNYTTIAVPSLPPDSRQADGIGWIINTGGCETGPAVPKPGNHNIVYSNCKGRFGVFDKRTGVERSYYVGASDMYGHNPKDLEYRFQRVSPIHVSPHNPDVVYHTSQYVHRTKNDGQTWETISPDLTAFEPDKQVISGSPITRDITGEEFYSTIYAIRESPVTAGVIWVGANDGPVHVTRDDGNSWQNVTPASLPKGGRVDAVEPSPHDAAKAYIAVLRYQLGDWRPYLYRTNDYGKSWTLLSGPNSGIPQNFPTRVVREDPVRAGVLYAGTEYGMFLSMDDGRSWQTFQQNLPVTPITDIKIHQGDLVLSTMGRGFWILDNLSPLHDQSLMDLADEPHLFAIPTTIRHRSPMGRGSSEGLEYTDPGVWVDYFIPKGNKAPVELQVFGPDGAWITTLASDSIRASKELVENMALNQMEYLVTKGLSDKPGLQRYRWDMQARGPWSANKNRAYRNGALVNPGEYTLTMKVGNWEASQKFYLLPDPRVIGAGISVADMKAQYELTTTITALITRARKLEQAWEKALKTASADSSQKAYAEALSRALPQLQTEKDMIYPQPKLLDQIEYLGYMLRGADQRPGDDAYARLAELTKQLNALEESVEGAR from the coding sequence ATGCGTTTATTAGCAAGCTTTTTACTCACCTTAGCCATTTCCTTTTTCGAGATCGCTTTTGTTTATGCCCAACCTTCCTTTGATGCGCTGCAATACCGAGCAGTGGGCCCTACTCGGGGCGGCAGGGTTACCGCTGTAGCGGGTACCGCCATGGAGCCGGGCACTTTTTACCTGGGAGCTACCGGAGGGGGAATTTGGAAAACCACCGACTATGGTACCACTTGGAACAACGTCAGTGATGGTTACCTCCCAACGCCTTCAATCGGGGCCATTGCGGTTGCGCACAAAGACCCCAATATTGTCTATACAGGTACAGGATCAGATGGTTTGCGCAGCAATGTCATCCTGGGCAAAGGAGTTTACAAATCTATTGATGCGGGCCATTCCTGGTCATCAGCCGGGCTTGCAGAGGCAGGTCAAATAGGTGCCCTTATCCTCCACCCCGAGGATCACAATACCGTTTTCGTCGCAGCCATAGGTCAGCCTTTTCAGGCCAACAGCGAACGCGGCATCTTCCGTAGTCGTGATGGCGGACGTAGCTGGAAAAAGGTGCTCTATCTTTCTGATGAGATCGGATTTTCGGATGTAGAAATGCTGCCTGGCAATCCAAACATCCTCTTTGCGACCGCCTGGAAAACGGTCCGTAAACCCTGGACCATCATCAGTGGTGGCAACGCCGAAGAAGGCGGTATCTATAAGTCGGTCGATGGTGGCGATACCTGGGACAAAATCACCAAAGGCTTGCCCGGTAACCTGATTGGCAAAATTGACGTAGCCGTCTGCCCGGCAGATTCACGGGTGGTTTATGCCTTGGTCGAGGCGCCAGACAAAGAAGGAGGACTCTATAAATCTGTCGACCAAGGGGTTTCCTTCACGCAAGTTTCCGACTTTGGAGGCATCCGCTCACGCCCTTTTTACTATACCAATATTCGGGTCAGCCCTCAAGACTGTGAGGTCGTCTACGCTTTGGCTACCGGCTATTATCGATCGGATAACAGTGGTAAAGACTGGCAACGGATGAACCCTCCCCACGGCGACAACCACGATATGTGGATCAATCCAGACAAGCCCCAGTTGTTTATCCAGGCCAATGATGGCGGTGCCAATGTTACGCACAATGGTGGCAAAACCTGGTCGACACAGTTCAACCAGCCTACTGCTGAAATTTACCAGGTAGAAGTGGATGATCAATTTCCCTACTGGCTCTACGGCGGGCAGCAAGACAACTATACCACCATTGCCGTACCCAGTCTGCCCCCCGATTCGCGGCAAGCGGATGGTATCGGTTGGATCATCAATACCGGCGGTTGTGAAACCGGCCCGGCAGTACCCAAGCCCGGCAACCACAACATTGTCTACAGCAATTGCAAGGGCCGCTTTGGTGTATTTGACAAACGTACGGGCGTAGAACGCTCCTACTATGTGGGTGCTTCGGATATGTACGGCCACAACCCCAAAGACCTGGAATACCGCTTCCAGCGCGTATCGCCCATTCACGTATCGCCACACAACCCAGATGTGGTCTACCACACTTCACAATACGTACACCGCACCAAAAATGATGGCCAGACCTGGGAGACCATCTCTCCTGATTTGACGGCTTTTGAGCCCGACAAGCAGGTGATTTCGGGTAGCCCCATTACCAGAGATATTACTGGGGAGGAGTTTTACAGTACCATCTATGCTATCCGAGAATCTCCCGTCACGGCGGGTGTCATTTGGGTGGGTGCCAATGACGGGCCCGTACACGTGACGCGCGACGATGGCAACAGTTGGCAAAACGTGACACCAGCATCCTTGCCCAAGGGCGGACGGGTAGACGCCGTGGAGCCTTCGCCACACGATGCCGCCAAAGCTTACATTGCCGTACTGCGCTACCAACTCGGCGACTGGCGCCCCTACCTTTACCGTACCAATGACTACGGCAAATCATGGACCCTTTTGAGTGGTCCGAACAGTGGTATACCTCAAAACTTTCCCACACGGGTCGTCAGAGAAGATCCCGTACGGGCGGGTGTACTGTACGCAGGTACGGAGTACGGCATGTTCTTATCCATGGACGATGGACGGAGTTGGCAAACCTTCCAGCAAAACCTTCCCGTAACACCGATCACCGACATAAAAATCCACCAGGGAGATCTGGTCCTATCGACGATGGGGCGCGGCTTCTGGATATTGGACAACTTAAGTCCCCTCCACGATCAAAGCTTAATGGATTTGGCCGACGAGCCTCATTTGTTTGCCATTCCTACCACCATCCGCCACCGTTCTCCTATGGGGCGAGGTAGTAGTGAAGGCTTGGAGTATACTGATCCTGGCGTATGGGTCGATTATTTTATCCCCAAAGGCAACAAAGCCCCCGTTGAACTACAGGTTTTTGGTCCGGATGGTGCCTGGATAACCACCTTGGCCAGCGATAGCATTAGAGCAAGTAAGGAACTGGTAGAAAACATGGCCCTCAACCAAATGGAGTACCTGGTCACCAAAGGCTTGAGTGACAAACCCGGTTTGCAACGCTACCGCTGGGATATGCAAGCCCGTGGCCCGTGGTCGGCCAATAAGAACCGGGCTTACCGCAATGGCGCACTGGTCAATCCCGGAGAATATACCCTAACCATGAAAGTAGGGAATTGGGAAGCCAGTCAAAAATTCTACCTCCTCCCCGATCCGAGGGTCATCGGAGCGGGTATTTCCGTAGCCGACATGAAAGCCCAGTACGAACTAACCACCACCATTACTGCCCTGATCACACGTGCCCGTAAGCTGGAACAAGCGTGGGAGAAAGCACTAAAAACGGCCTCGGCTGACAGTAGTCAGAAAGCTTATGCTGAAGCACTGAGCAGGGCCTTGCCCCAGTTGCAGACGGAGAAAGACATGATCTATCCCCAACCCAAGCTGCTCGACCAAATCGAATACCTGGGCTACATGCTCAGAGGAGCCGATCAACGCCCCGGCGATGATGCCTACGCTCGGCTGGCCGAGCTGACCAAGCAACTGAATGCGCTGGAGGAGAGTGTGGAGGGGGCTAGATGA
- a CDS encoding DEAD/DEAH box helicase, whose translation MDPKWLSALRQEQAVKRKKKSTKAAADFHFRLCKEEEGIALRVVDLSGVEVEIDYNESIGYERQLLSTLHQLKQQQDFVIDWTQPSNSIFLHEHPYLLALLRHCPRLENEKGEPITFAESKARMVFQLDLKGEDQLEAKHYLIVNEKRQADFELLTEDMVLWEQQIFEVPPLGAGFAYLSVFNTTISKADEVFFLSLYFSQIDKIKLVYDQYELQHTEQLIEAEPCLVFEKIDVDQSLYLRVGQTLPHIDLDRMQDYPLVRYAQVNELEKRITLRVIRQNQYEDLLYGMERMLQKGRGKQQGFFREDNLFVLEQDCASAFITENLPTLLQSYRVLGAEQLKAYKITVQSPKVSMRLSHGIDFLEGEVDVNFGKESIGLFDLLRQFQKQRYVVLGDGTTAIVDEQYVRRLERLFKQKGKEKDKLQLSVFDLPLIEDLIAEQTDQSPFKRSRAVFEGFADLAKKKTVLPKLNATLRPYQQYGFKWLDYLREQKLGGCLADDMGLGKTLQAISVLAKVYSSPEEKRPSLVVAPRSLLQNWRKECERFAPQLTTHIHYGTDRDWAATEGAQIVITTYATMRNDIKDLKDIDFCYAILDESQNIKNIETQTTRAVLLLRADHRLALSGTPIENNLGELYSLFRFLNPGMFGTLKQFMQDYGYPIQRENDEVATRHLRKKIFPFILRRHKEDVLDDLPDKVEQTLYVDMSTEQAQLYELRRRYYQELIEQQVASQGIQKSQFIIFQALNELRQIATIPESKTDGKVQSAKKELLLEQLWEVMANGRKALIFVNFLAGLELLGNALDEQGIDYVSMSGATRNRQELVDRFQEDPTCRVFLMTLKTGGTGLNLTAASTVFIYDPWWNVAAEKQAIDRTHRIGQVNKVHALRLITVGTIEEKIRLLQEKKQELFDNVIGADGAAAKNITAEDIDFILGK comes from the coding sequence ATGGATCCCAAGTGGTTGAGCGCCCTCAGGCAGGAACAAGCGGTGAAGAGAAAAAAGAAATCGACGAAAGCTGCAGCCGATTTTCATTTTCGCCTTTGCAAAGAAGAAGAAGGTATTGCGCTGCGGGTCGTGGATCTTAGTGGAGTAGAAGTAGAAATTGACTACAACGAGAGCATTGGTTACGAACGACAATTGCTCAGTACGCTTCATCAACTAAAGCAACAGCAGGATTTTGTGATCGACTGGACCCAACCCAGCAACAGTATTTTTCTGCATGAGCACCCCTATTTATTAGCGCTCTTGCGGCACTGTCCGCGCTTGGAAAACGAAAAAGGAGAGCCCATCACTTTTGCAGAAAGCAAAGCACGGATGGTTTTTCAGTTGGACCTCAAGGGCGAAGACCAGTTGGAGGCCAAACACTATCTGATCGTAAACGAAAAGCGGCAAGCTGACTTTGAGTTGCTCACTGAAGACATGGTGCTTTGGGAGCAGCAAATCTTCGAAGTACCACCACTGGGGGCTGGATTCGCTTACCTCTCCGTTTTTAACACCACCATCAGTAAAGCCGATGAAGTCTTCTTCCTATCGCTTTATTTCAGTCAAATTGATAAGATCAAACTGGTTTACGACCAATATGAACTTCAGCATACTGAGCAATTGATTGAAGCAGAACCCTGCCTGGTGTTTGAAAAAATTGATGTAGATCAAAGTCTTTACTTGCGCGTAGGCCAAACGCTGCCTCATATTGATCTGGATCGAATGCAGGATTATCCCTTGGTTCGCTACGCACAGGTCAATGAACTGGAAAAAAGAATCACCCTGCGTGTCATCCGGCAAAACCAGTACGAAGACTTGCTCTACGGTATGGAGCGGATGCTACAAAAAGGGCGTGGCAAGCAACAGGGCTTTTTCCGGGAGGATAACCTCTTTGTGCTGGAGCAGGATTGCGCCAGTGCTTTTATTACCGAGAACCTGCCGACTTTATTGCAAAGCTACCGCGTACTGGGAGCGGAGCAGTTGAAAGCCTACAAAATTACGGTTCAATCTCCCAAGGTAAGTATGCGCCTCAGCCATGGCATCGACTTTCTTGAAGGAGAAGTTGACGTCAATTTTGGTAAAGAAAGTATTGGCCTTTTCGATTTGCTGCGGCAATTCCAAAAACAGCGTTACGTCGTTTTAGGCGATGGTACCACAGCGATTGTTGATGAACAATATGTGCGCCGTCTGGAGCGCCTTTTTAAACAAAAAGGAAAAGAAAAGGACAAGCTGCAACTGTCGGTATTTGACCTGCCGCTCATCGAGGATTTAATTGCCGAACAGACCGATCAGTCGCCATTCAAACGCTCGCGGGCCGTCTTTGAAGGTTTTGCCGATTTAGCAAAAAAGAAAACGGTACTCCCCAAGCTTAATGCGACCCTGCGTCCTTACCAGCAATACGGATTCAAATGGCTGGATTATCTACGGGAGCAAAAGCTGGGAGGCTGCCTCGCCGATGACATGGGATTGGGGAAAACCCTGCAGGCCATCAGTGTACTGGCCAAGGTGTACAGCTCGCCGGAAGAGAAACGCCCCTCGTTGGTGGTAGCTCCGCGAAGTTTGTTGCAAAACTGGCGCAAGGAATGCGAGCGTTTTGCTCCCCAACTCACGACCCATATCCATTATGGCACAGACCGTGATTGGGCGGCGACGGAGGGCGCACAAATTGTCATTACCACCTACGCCACTATGCGTAATGACATCAAAGACCTCAAAGATATCGACTTCTGTTACGCAATACTGGATGAGTCGCAGAACATCAAAAACATCGAAACGCAGACCACCAGAGCCGTTTTGCTGTTGCGAGCCGATCATCGCCTGGCGCTCAGCGGTACGCCCATAGAAAACAACTTGGGTGAATTGTATTCCCTCTTCCGCTTCCTTAACCCCGGGATGTTTGGAACCTTGAAGCAGTTTATGCAAGATTATGGCTATCCCATCCAGCGGGAAAACGACGAAGTAGCTACCCGCCATTTACGTAAGAAAATATTCCCCTTTATCCTCCGTCGACACAAAGAAGATGTACTCGATGATCTGCCCGATAAGGTAGAGCAGACCTTGTACGTGGACATGAGCACCGAACAGGCGCAGCTGTACGAACTGCGCCGCCGCTACTACCAGGAGCTCATCGAGCAGCAGGTGGCTAGCCAGGGGATTCAGAAGAGCCAGTTTATCATCTTCCAGGCCCTCAACGAATTGCGCCAGATTGCGACCATCCCCGAAAGCAAGACAGACGGTAAGGTGCAGTCGGCTAAAAAGGAACTGCTCCTGGAGCAATTGTGGGAGGTGATGGCCAATGGCCGCAAAGCTCTCATTTTTGTCAACTTTTTGGCGGGCCTGGAGTTGTTGGGCAACGCGCTCGATGAGCAAGGGATCGATTACGTGAGCATGAGCGGCGCTACCCGCAATCGGCAGGAGCTGGTGGATCGCTTTCAGGAAGACCCCACCTGCCGGGTGTTTTTGATGACCTTGAAGACGGGTGGAACAGGCCTCAACCTCACCGCTGCCAGCACCGTCTTTATTTATGATCCCTGGTGGAATGTCGCTGCCGAAAAGCAAGCCATCGACCGTACTCACCGCATCGGGCAAGTCAATAAAGTACACGCACTACGGTTGATCACGGTAGGCACCATTGAAGAAAAAATTCGCTTGCTTCAGGAAAAGAAGCAGGAATTATTCGACAATGTTATTGGTGCCGATGGGGCTGCGGCCAAGAACATTACGGCGGAGGATATTGATTTCATTCTGGGGAAATAG
- a CDS encoding HlyD family secretion protein: MPTHRSSPPLETAEETLAIFGRPSGWMLYWGSATIVAFFAVLLLFISWVDYPDKVVTEVTITAGAPTVPVVTRSEGVIAEIFVEEGDQVVANQLLMVLDNPAELEDVQQLENLLTKINAFSSPLDVPTLRLPASLKLGTMGRSYTQLQNLSAEISYWLTRQKNSLRAQQLTAQLQEISKIQASLQEQLETQKLETEIAKNQLEQFEKLLVKEAASQLEVDQAATNFLRAEKQIKEHENRLAISRSQEAELREARLALGESVSDQLMERWLSWQAERRHLQQELYEWQEQYLLRANQSGSISFYENSYPGLFVGAHQVMMGIVPNPTADIYLAEGILPQTASGKILPGAKAYLELEAYPSREFGQVPALVQQIALSTSTENGGYRLVLSLPTGLRSSYGVDLPARQQMKARAVLLSEEKSLLRRLLDHLWAVRRNE; this comes from the coding sequence ATGCCTACTCACCGCTCTTCTCCACCACTTGAAACTGCGGAAGAAACCTTGGCAATATTCGGCCGCCCTTCGGGCTGGATGCTCTATTGGGGGAGTGCCACCATTGTTGCCTTCTTTGCCGTGCTACTGCTTTTCATTAGTTGGGTCGATTATCCAGACAAAGTAGTCACGGAAGTAACGATTACTGCTGGTGCCCCGACAGTACCCGTGGTGACCCGTTCTGAGGGTGTGATAGCTGAGATATTTGTTGAGGAAGGAGACCAGGTCGTTGCCAATCAGTTATTAATGGTTTTAGATAATCCCGCTGAACTGGAAGATGTCCAGCAATTAGAAAATCTCCTCACGAAGATCAACGCCTTTTCCAGTCCGCTAGATGTGCCAACACTAAGGCTTCCTGCCTCCCTGAAACTAGGTACTATGGGGCGCAGCTATACCCAATTACAAAACCTCAGCGCCGAGATCAGCTACTGGTTGACCCGGCAAAAGAACAGCCTCCGGGCGCAGCAGCTCACCGCTCAATTACAGGAGATCAGCAAAATACAAGCCAGCCTACAGGAACAACTGGAAACCCAGAAGCTGGAAACCGAGATCGCGAAAAACCAACTGGAGCAATTCGAGAAGCTCTTGGTCAAAGAAGCAGCCAGTCAACTGGAAGTAGACCAGGCTGCCACCAACTTTTTACGAGCTGAAAAACAAATCAAAGAACACGAAAACCGCCTCGCCATAAGCCGAAGCCAGGAAGCCGAACTGCGGGAAGCTCGCCTGGCATTGGGCGAATCCGTCAGTGATCAGCTCATGGAACGCTGGCTAAGTTGGCAGGCCGAAAGACGCCATCTACAACAGGAACTCTACGAATGGCAGGAACAATACTTACTGCGAGCTAATCAAAGCGGTAGTATCAGCTTCTACGAAAATAGCTATCCCGGCCTCTTCGTGGGGGCCCACCAGGTAATGATGGGCATTGTGCCCAACCCAACAGCCGACATCTACCTGGCCGAGGGGATCCTTCCCCAAACGGCCAGCGGCAAAATCCTACCCGGCGCCAAAGCCTACCTGGAACTGGAAGCCTATCCCAGCCGAGAGTTTGGTCAAGTTCCTGCCCTGGTCCAACAAATTGCCCTTTCTACCAGTACCGAAAACGGGGGCTATCGGCTGGTCTTATCGCTACCCACAGGCTTGCGTTCCTCCTACGGCGTGGACCTCCCTGCGCGCCAACAAATGAAAGCTCGCGCCGTCTTACTCAGCGAAGAAAAAAGCTTGTTAAGGCGACTGCTTGACCACTTGTGGGCGGTGCGGAGGAATGAGTAA